From Pan troglodytes isolate AG18354 chromosome 9, NHGRI_mPanTro3-v2.0_pri, whole genome shotgun sequence, the proteins below share one genomic window:
- the MS4A3 gene encoding membrane-spanning 4-domains subfamily A member 3: protein MASHEVDNAELGSASAHGTPGSEAGPDELNTSVHQPIDGSPDYQKAKLQVLGAIQILNAAMILALGVFLGSLQYLYHVQKHFFFTFYTGYPIWGAVFFCSSGILSVVAGIKPTRAWIENSFGMNIASATIALVGTAFLSLNLAVNIQSLRSCQSSESPDLCNYTGSISNGMVSLLLILTSLELCVTISAIAMWCSANCCNSREEISSPPNSV from the exons ATGGCCTCCCACGAAGTTGATAATGCAGAGCTGGGGTCAGCCTCTGCCCATGGTACCCCAGGCAGTGAGGCGGGACCAGATGAGCTGAATACTTCTGTCCACCAGCCCATAGATGGATCACCAGATTATCAGAAAGCAAAATTACAAGTTCTTGGG GCCATCCAGATCCTGAATGCAGCAATGATTCTGGCTTTGGGTGTCTTTCTGGGTTCCTTGCAATACCTGTACCACGTCCAAAAGCACTTTTTCTTCACCTTCTACACAGGCTACCCGATTTGGGGTGCTGTGTTT TTCTGTAGTTCAGGAATCTTGTCTGTTGTAGCAGGGATAAAACCCACAAGAGCATGG atAGAGAACAGTTTTGGAATGAACATTGCCAGTGCTACAATTGCACTAGTGGGGACTGCTTTTCTCTCACTAAATTTAGCAGTTAATATCCAGTCATTAAGGAGTTGTCAGTCTTCAGAGTCACCGGACCTATGCAATTACACGGGCTCCATATCAAAT GGCATGGTGTCTCTACTGCTGATTCTCACCTCGCTGGAATTATGCGTAACCATCTCTGCCATAGCCATGTGGTGCAGTGCAAACTGCTGTAATTCAAGAGAG gaaATTTCCTCACCTCCCAATTCTGTGTAA